A single region of the Sandaracinaceae bacterium genome encodes:
- a CDS encoding ubiquitin-like small modifier protein 1, whose protein sequence is MAITVRIPTPLRNLTGGADEVSIEGGTVAQVIDNLEASHPGLKERLLDDKGVRRHVNIFANDEDIRFLDNLDTTLKDGDSVQIVPAIAGG, encoded by the coding sequence ATGGCCATCACCGTTCGCATCCCCACCCCCCTCCGAAACCTCACCGGCGGCGCCGACGAGGTCAGCATCGAGGGCGGCACCGTCGCCCAGGTGATCGACAACCTCGAGGCGAGCCACCCGGGGCTGAAGGAGCGCCTGCTCGACGACAAGGGCGTGCGCCGGCACGTGAACATCTTCGCCAACGACGAGGACATCCGCTTCCTCGACAACCTCGACACCACGCTGAAAGACGGCGACTCGGTGCAGATCGTGCCCGCCATCGCCGGCGGCTGA
- the rpsP gene encoding 30S ribosomal protein S16, whose amino-acid sequence MVKIRLARHGAKKRPYYHIVVTDSESPRDGRFLEQVGTYDPSREDTDIRLDLERVDHWIGVGAKPSDRVRNLINKCRRLAAAAADAPAVAPKAEEPKADAAEAGA is encoded by the coding sequence ATGGTCAAGATTCGACTGGCGCGGCATGGCGCCAAGAAGCGTCCCTACTACCACATCGTGGTCACCGACTCCGAGAGCCCCCGTGACGGGCGCTTCCTCGAGCAGGTGGGCACCTACGACCCGTCGCGCGAGGACACGGACATCCGCCTCGACCTCGAGCGCGTCGATCACTGGATCGGCGTCGGCGCGAAGCCGAGCGACCGGGTTCGCAACCTGATCAACAAGTGCCGCCGGCTCGCCGCCGCGGCCGCCGACGCACCCGCCGTCGCCCCCAAGGCTGAAGAGCCCAAGGCCGACGCGGCCGAGGCCGGCGCCTGA
- a CDS encoding NUDIX hydrolase codes for MSQPRNPYPTVDVIIEIADGVVFIERANTPRGWALPGGFIDYGERPEDAAVREVREETGLDVELVSLLGVYGAPDRDPRQHNLSVVYVGRASGEPRGGDDASAARVFAPDAPPSPLCFDHAQILEDYRRFKASGAIPPPRGGERAGQHGGEA; via the coding sequence ATGAGCCAGCCGCGGAACCCTTACCCCACCGTCGACGTGATCATCGAGATCGCGGACGGCGTGGTCTTCATCGAGCGCGCGAACACGCCCAGGGGCTGGGCGCTGCCGGGCGGCTTCATCGACTACGGCGAGCGCCCGGAGGACGCGGCGGTGCGCGAGGTGAGAGAGGAGACCGGCCTCGACGTCGAGCTCGTCTCCCTGCTCGGCGTCTACGGCGCGCCCGATCGCGACCCGCGCCAGCACAACCTCTCGGTGGTCTACGTGGGCCGCGCGTCCGGGGAGCCGCGTGGCGGCGATGACGCGTCGGCGGCGCGGGTGTTCGCGCCCGACGCCCCGCCCTCCCCGCTCTGCTTCGATCACGCCCAGATCCTCGAGGACTACCGGCGGTTCAAGGCGAGCGGCGCGATCCCCCCACCGAGGGGCGGCGAGCGGGCAGGCCAGCACGGAGGCGAGGCATGA
- the rplS gene encoding 50S ribosomal protein L19 encodes MSGVVPEIQAIEAAQQRQLPAFRPGDQVEVHYRIKEGEKERIQVFKGVVIRRKGGANRETFTVRKVSYGVGVERIFPVHSPKIDKLDVVSRGHVRRAKLYYLRKLRGKKARLRQSQKTSGDIKGINVLPEG; translated from the coding sequence ATGTCAGGCGTCGTCCCCGAGATTCAGGCCATCGAGGCCGCCCAGCAGCGCCAGCTCCCCGCTTTCCGCCCCGGCGACCAGGTCGAGGTGCACTACCGCATCAAGGAAGGCGAGAAAGAGCGCATCCAGGTCTTCAAGGGCGTCGTGATCCGCCGCAAGGGCGGCGCGAACCGTGAGACCTTCACCGTGCGCAAGGTCTCCTACGGCGTCGGCGTGGAGCGCATCTTCCCGGTGCACTCGCCGAAGATCGACAAGCTCGACGTCGTGAGCCGCGGCCACGTCCGCCGCGCGAAGCTCTACTACCTCCGCAAGCTCCGCGGCAAGAAGGCGCGCCTGCGCCAGTCGCAGAAGACCTCCGGCGACATCAAGGGCATCAACGTCCTCCCCGAGGGCTGA
- the amrA gene encoding AmmeMemoRadiSam system protein A, producing MRARLEAQEDILLAAARDAIAASVERRPPRPAPEERDAFLQENAAVFVTLRSADGALRGCIGELEARRPLIESVRGNAQAAATRDPRFAPVQTAELGELAIGISVLTAPTPIPPAQVEVGRHGLLVERPPHRGVLLPEVALAQGWDAATFLTMTCRKARLPDDAWQDAATTVSAFETHKIGAP from the coding sequence ATGAGAGCGCGCCTCGAGGCGCAGGAGGACATCCTCCTCGCGGCGGCCCGGGACGCGATCGCCGCCTCGGTGGAGCGCCGCCCGCCGCGACCCGCGCCCGAGGAGCGCGACGCCTTCCTGCAGGAGAACGCGGCCGTCTTCGTCACGCTCCGCAGCGCCGACGGCGCGCTCCGGGGCTGCATCGGCGAGCTCGAGGCGCGCCGCCCGCTGATCGAGTCCGTGCGGGGGAACGCCCAGGCCGCGGCCACCCGGGATCCGCGCTTCGCGCCGGTCCAGACCGCGGAGCTGGGGGAGCTCGCGATCGGGATCAGCGTCCTGACCGCGCCCACGCCCATCCCGCCCGCGCAGGTCGAGGTGGGCCGCCACGGGCTCCTGGTCGAGCGCCCGCCCCATCGTGGCGTGCTGCTCCCCGAGGTCGCGCTGGCGCAGGGATGGGACGCGGCGACGTTCCTGACGATGACGTGCCGCAAGGCACGCCTCCCCGACGACGCGTGGCAGGACGCGGCCACGACCGTGAGCGCCTTCGAGACCCACAAGATCGGCGCGCCCTGA
- a CDS encoding KH domain-containing protein, translating into MDQLTELIDYIARALVDEPDEVRVDAVEGDRALIVELSVAQNDLGKVIGKDGRTARAMRTLLAATSARQRRRAVLDILE; encoded by the coding sequence GTGGACCAGCTCACCGAGCTGATCGACTACATCGCACGCGCCCTCGTCGACGAACCGGACGAGGTGCGCGTCGATGCGGTCGAAGGCGACCGCGCGCTGATCGTCGAGCTCAGCGTCGCGCAGAACGACCTCGGCAAGGTCATCGGCAAGGATGGCCGCACCGCCCGCGCCATGCGCACCCTGCTCGCGGCCACGTCCGCGCGCCAGCGCCGCCGGGCCGTGCTCGACATCCTCGAGTGA
- the cysK gene encoding cysteine synthase A yields MTAPVVDSVLDLIGRTPLVKLRRVAPEGAATVWAKAEHLEPGGSIKDRICLAMIEAAERDGRLRPGATVVEPTSGNTGIGLALVCARKGYHLVLTMPASMSLERRQLLEAYGAEIVLTEPSRVMEGAIEAAERIAEERGAFMPQQFDNPENPAAHARTTAVEIREALGRAPDAFVAAVGTGGTVSGVGGVFGPEGTRVFAVEPDTSAVLSGQPPGPSKIQGIGAGFVPRNYDPAVVDEVLRVTDRDAWEMKLRLAREEGLLVGISAGANVVAAVRVAERLGTGDVVTLLCDTGERYFSLDEYFR; encoded by the coding sequence GTGACGGCCCCCGTCGTCGACAGCGTCCTCGATCTCATCGGCCGGACCCCCCTCGTGAAGCTTCGCCGCGTCGCGCCCGAGGGCGCGGCCACGGTGTGGGCCAAGGCCGAGCACCTCGAGCCGGGCGGCTCGATCAAGGACCGCATCTGCCTCGCGATGATCGAGGCCGCGGAGCGAGACGGACGGCTGCGCCCGGGCGCCACGGTAGTGGAGCCCACGAGCGGCAACACCGGCATCGGGCTCGCCCTGGTCTGCGCGCGCAAGGGCTACCACCTGGTCCTCACCATGCCCGCGAGCATGTCGCTCGAGCGGCGGCAGCTCCTCGAGGCCTACGGGGCCGAGATCGTGCTCACCGAGCCCAGCCGCGTGATGGAGGGCGCCATCGAGGCGGCCGAGCGCATCGCGGAGGAGCGCGGCGCCTTCATGCCGCAGCAGTTCGACAACCCCGAGAACCCCGCCGCGCACGCGCGCACCACCGCGGTCGAGATCCGCGAGGCCCTCGGCCGCGCGCCCGACGCCTTCGTCGCCGCGGTCGGGACGGGCGGCACGGTCAGCGGCGTGGGCGGGGTCTTCGGGCCCGAGGGGACGCGCGTGTTCGCGGTCGAGCCGGACACGAGCGCCGTCCTGAGCGGCCAGCCGCCCGGGCCCTCCAAGATCCAGGGCATCGGCGCGGGCTTCGTGCCGCGCAACTACGACCCGGCCGTCGTCGACGAGGTGCTCCGGGTGACCGACCGCGACGCCTGGGAGATGAAGCTCCGGCTCGCGCGGGAGGAGGGGCTGCTCGTCGGGATCAGCGCGGGCGCGAACGTCGTCGCGGCGGTGCGCGTGGCCGAGCGGCTCGGGACCGGCGACGTCGTGACCCTGCTCTGCGACACGGGCGAGCGTTACTTCAGCCTCGACGAGTACTTCCGGTGA
- a CDS encoding multiheme c-type cytochrome, translating to MTRPPRRLGLAPFGVAALVLLTGSGGSCSEEQHRETTPPPGEVTIEEAELPPTDVRLLVITDLDGYLEPCGCTSRPLGGIDRMSARVRSLSGEGPPSALVAAGNLYFHGAPHGADAERAAVQERMRAETLNTILERIDLVAAAPGPLDFGYGTETFRALASEAGFPLVAAGVTLASHQEAAPDGEPPSPVLARTTVRRVGEHQVGFLGLSHLESADGSLPDAITVDAALREAGRAAVAELQAQDVDLIVALVTADRRGARQVATGVDGIDVVVHGGLDEASVSPPSTPGGAILVNAGRQGQGLVVLDLRLGEGEGWTDASVWTRRARRDHLAGRIESLEARIAEWQGDDSVAAADVARQRGRLSEMQAELRALGAAPRVSGKAFTARYEELPPEAARDPAITELMAAHDRQVNARNRELFADWTPEPAPEGEPHYVGSQACASCHGAAVRWWRGHAHGRAYATLEDRHKNFNLSCVGCHVTGYLQPGGSTVTHVDRLQDVGCETCHGPGSQHVAAPTEAAVNVRREAPESLCVRCHNEEHSDQFVYEGYRRSLLVPGHGLPAGG from the coding sequence GTGACGCGCCCCCCGCGAAGACTCGGGCTCGCCCCGTTCGGCGTCGCCGCCCTCGTGCTGCTCACCGGCTCGGGCGGCTCCTGCTCGGAAGAGCAGCACCGCGAGACCACGCCGCCCCCCGGGGAGGTCACGATCGAGGAGGCGGAGCTGCCGCCGACCGACGTGCGCCTGCTCGTGATCACGGACCTCGACGGCTACCTCGAGCCCTGTGGCTGCACGAGCCGGCCGCTCGGCGGCATCGATCGCATGAGCGCCCGTGTGCGCTCGCTCTCGGGCGAAGGCCCGCCCTCGGCCCTGGTCGCGGCGGGCAACCTCTACTTTCACGGCGCCCCGCACGGCGCCGACGCCGAGCGCGCCGCGGTCCAGGAGCGCATGCGGGCCGAGACGCTCAACACCATCCTGGAGCGGATCGACCTGGTCGCCGCCGCGCCGGGCCCGCTCGACTTCGGCTACGGGACGGAGACCTTCCGCGCGCTCGCCAGCGAGGCCGGGTTCCCGCTCGTCGCGGCCGGGGTCACGCTCGCGTCCCACCAGGAGGCCGCGCCCGACGGCGAGCCGCCCTCCCCCGTGCTCGCGCGCACCACCGTGCGACGCGTCGGCGAGCACCAGGTCGGCTTCCTCGGCCTCTCGCACCTCGAGTCGGCCGACGGCTCCCTCCCCGACGCGATCACCGTCGACGCGGCGCTGCGCGAGGCCGGTCGCGCCGCCGTCGCGGAGCTGCAGGCGCAGGACGTGGACCTGATCGTCGCGCTCGTCACCGCCGACCGCCGCGGCGCGCGCCAGGTCGCGACCGGGGTCGATGGCATCGACGTCGTGGTGCACGGCGGCCTGGACGAGGCCAGCGTCTCGCCTCCGAGCACGCCAGGTGGCGCGATCCTCGTCAACGCGGGGCGCCAGGGTCAGGGCCTGGTCGTGCTGGATCTCCGCCTCGGTGAAGGCGAAGGCTGGACCGACGCCAGCGTCTGGACGCGCCGCGCGCGCCGCGATCACCTCGCGGGCCGCATCGAGTCGCTCGAGGCGCGCATCGCCGAGTGGCAGGGAGACGACTCCGTCGCGGCCGCCGACGTGGCCCGCCAGCGGGGCCGGCTCTCGGAGATGCAGGCGGAGCTGCGCGCGCTGGGCGCCGCGCCGCGCGTCTCGGGCAAGGCCTTCACCGCGCGCTACGAGGAGCTGCCGCCCGAGGCGGCGCGGGATCCGGCCATCACGGAGCTGATGGCGGCGCACGACCGGCAGGTGAACGCGCGCAACCGCGAGCTGTTCGCGGACTGGACCCCCGAGCCCGCGCCGGAGGGTGAGCCGCACTACGTCGGCTCGCAGGCCTGCGCGTCGTGCCATGGCGCCGCCGTGCGCTGGTGGCGCGGCCACGCGCACGGGCGCGCGTACGCCACGCTCGAGGACCGCCACAAGAACTTCAACCTCAGCTGCGTGGGCTGCCACGTGACCGGGTACCTGCAGCCGGGCGGCTCGACCGTCACGCACGTCGACCGCCTCCAGGACGTCGGCTGCGAGACCTGCCACGGGCCTGGCTCGCAGCACGTCGCCGCGCCCACCGAGGCGGCGGTGAACGTGCGGCGCGAGGCTCCGGAGAGCCTCTGTGTGCGCTGCCACAACGAGGAGCACAGCGACCAGTTCGTCTACGAGGGCTACCGACGGTCCCTGCTCGTCCCCGGTCACGGCCTGCCCGCGGGCGGCTGA
- a CDS encoding PLP-dependent cysteine synthase family protein produces the protein MRHRRVESIVDAVGDTPMVRLRNLEKDCEGDVELYLKLEYCNPGGSVKDRPALQMIRDALADGRFGEGKTLIDATSGNTGVAYSLYGAALGVRVALVMPSNVSQARKEITQAYGTELIYSDPMEGSDGAIEQVREIVRKEPDRWFYPDQYSNPSNPKAHYLGTGSEIVAQVGDRLTHFVTGLGTTGTMMGTTRRLKEHRASIRCIALEPDDAFHGLEGLKHLASSIVPNIYDASVPDAIMPVGTDAGWDMADRVAREEGLHIGHSAGANVWGALEVAKTLKTGCVVTIACDRGDRYFAPMKWEKKYVW, from the coding sequence TTGAGGCATCGGCGCGTCGAGTCGATCGTGGACGCGGTCGGCGACACCCCGATGGTCCGCCTCCGGAACCTGGAGAAGGACTGCGAGGGAGACGTCGAGCTCTACCTGAAGCTCGAGTATTGCAACCCGGGTGGCTCCGTGAAGGACCGCCCCGCGCTGCAGATGATCCGCGACGCCCTGGCGGACGGGCGCTTCGGCGAAGGCAAGACCCTCATCGACGCCACGAGCGGCAACACCGGCGTGGCCTACTCGCTCTACGGCGCCGCGCTGGGCGTGCGCGTCGCGCTGGTGATGCCGTCGAACGTGTCGCAGGCGCGCAAGGAGATCACCCAGGCCTACGGCACCGAGCTGATCTACAGCGACCCGATGGAGGGCTCCGACGGCGCGATCGAGCAGGTCCGCGAGATCGTCCGAAAGGAGCCCGACCGCTGGTTCTACCCCGACCAGTACAGCAACCCGAGCAACCCCAAGGCGCACTACCTCGGGACCGGGAGCGAGATCGTCGCGCAGGTCGGGGACCGGCTGACCCACTTCGTCACCGGCCTCGGCACGACGGGCACGATGATGGGCACCACGCGGCGCCTGAAGGAGCACCGCGCCTCGATCCGCTGCATCGCGCTCGAGCCGGACGACGCGTTCCACGGCCTCGAGGGGCTCAAGCACCTCGCGAGCTCGATCGTGCCGAACATCTACGACGCGAGCGTGCCCGACGCGATCATGCCGGTGGGCACGGACGCGGGCTGGGACATGGCCGACCGCGTGGCGCGCGAGGAGGGGCTGCACATCGGGCACTCCGCGGGCGCCAACGTGTGGGGGGCCCTCGAGGTGGCCAAGACCCTGAAGACGGGCTGCGTCGTGACCATCGCCTGCGATCGCGGCGATCGGTACTTCGCGCCCATGAAATGGGAGAAGAAATATGTCTGGTGA
- a CDS encoding RNA methyltransferase: protein MSGVYLALVHHPVVDRAGDVITTAVTNLDVHDIARSARTYDLAGYYVVTPIEAQHRLVDRILGHWRDGAGATRVPERSEALALCRLVDSVAQASDEIAEREGKRPEIWVTSARASGDVVDATIAGARMREVPSLILFGTGHGLAPALLEACDGVVAAIRGDGSYNHLSVRAAVAITLDRLFGEQGANPAGSD, encoded by the coding sequence GTGAGCGGGGTCTACCTGGCCCTCGTGCACCACCCGGTCGTGGACCGGGCCGGCGACGTGATCACCACCGCGGTGACCAACCTCGACGTGCACGACATCGCCCGCAGCGCGCGCACCTACGACCTCGCCGGCTACTACGTGGTGACGCCGATCGAGGCCCAGCACCGACTGGTCGATCGCATCCTCGGGCACTGGCGCGACGGAGCCGGCGCGACCCGCGTGCCCGAGCGGAGCGAGGCCCTGGCCCTCTGTCGACTCGTGGACTCCGTGGCCCAGGCGTCGGACGAGATCGCCGAGAGGGAGGGGAAGCGTCCCGAGATCTGGGTCACGAGCGCGCGGGCGAGCGGAGACGTGGTCGACGCGACGATCGCCGGCGCCCGCATGCGCGAGGTGCCGAGCCTCATCCTCTTCGGGACGGGCCACGGGCTCGCGCCTGCGCTGCTCGAGGCCTGCGACGGCGTGGTCGCGGCCATTCGCGGCGACGGCAGCTACAACCACCTCTCGGTGCGGGCCGCGGTCGCCATCACGCTCGACCGCCTCTTCGGGGAGCAGGGCGCGAATCCGGCCGGGTCCGATTGA
- a CDS encoding Rrf2 family transcriptional regulator, which yields MKLSNKGRYGVKAIFDIAFHNDGKATQIKEIAERQAIPPRFLEQIFQDLKRAGLVRSKRGPRGGYQLAVPAADIRLGDIIRALEGPLTLNSPKKAGDEDGDATSRAVTEEAFDDLAEQIEACFDSRTIEDLCERGEALGYRRDTPGKYVYVI from the coding sequence GTGAAGCTCTCGAACAAGGGCCGCTACGGCGTGAAGGCGATCTTCGACATCGCCTTCCACAACGACGGCAAGGCCACGCAGATCAAGGAGATCGCGGAGCGTCAGGCCATCCCGCCGCGCTTCCTCGAGCAGATCTTCCAGGATCTCAAGCGCGCGGGCCTGGTGCGATCCAAGCGCGGCCCCCGCGGCGGCTACCAGCTCGCGGTGCCCGCGGCCGACATCCGGCTCGGCGACATCATCCGCGCGCTCGAGGGCCCGCTGACCCTCAACTCGCCCAAGAAAGCCGGCGACGAGGACGGCGACGCCACCAGCCGCGCCGTGACCGAGGAGGCGTTCGACGACCTCGCCGAGCAGATCGAGGCGTGCTTCGACTCCCGCACCATCGAAGACCTCTGCGAGCGCGGTGAGGCGCTCGGCTACCGCCGCGACACCCCCGGCAAGTACGTCTACGTGATCTGA
- a CDS encoding septal ring lytic transglycosylase RlpA family protein, whose translation MPRLSAVLLASVVTASACGASALETRTGRASYYSDALAGRSTASGEPYDPGELTAATRDLPFDTRVRVTRVDTGESVVVRVNDRGPFGDRRRIIDLSRAAAERLHMIREGVIEVRVEILAED comes from the coding sequence ATGCCTCGACTCTCCGCCGTCTTGCTCGCCTCGGTCGTCACGGCCAGCGCCTGCGGGGCCTCCGCGCTCGAGACGCGGACCGGCCGCGCCAGCTACTACTCCGACGCGCTCGCGGGGCGCTCCACCGCGAGCGGTGAGCCGTACGACCCGGGCGAGCTGACCGCGGCCACGCGCGACCTGCCCTTCGACACCCGGGTGCGCGTGACCCGGGTCGACACGGGCGAGAGCGTGGTGGTGCGCGTCAACGACAGAGGCCCGTTCGGCGACCGGCGACGCATCATCGACCTCAGCCGCGCGGCCGCGGAGCGCCTGCACATGATCCGCGAGGGCGTGATCGAGGTGCGGGTGGAGATCCTCGCCGAGGACTGA
- a CDS encoding Mov34/MPN/PAD-1 family protein — translation MSGDLPPWTRGDLSIPAALLEAIEAHAREAYPSEACGFVIGPAEDAAALDEAVREANEADKYHRLDPERFPRTSNTYFKINELRAARAFEAGEQAGRPIKVIYHSHCDAGAYFSEEDAATFSNERQLMWPCAFLVVSVVAGEVKDRKLWVHAPGTDDFTESSLKIT, via the coding sequence ATGTCTGGTGATCTGCCTCCGTGGACGCGGGGTGACCTCTCGATCCCGGCCGCGCTGCTCGAGGCGATCGAGGCGCACGCGCGCGAGGCGTACCCCAGCGAGGCGTGCGGCTTCGTGATCGGCCCGGCCGAGGACGCGGCGGCGCTCGACGAGGCGGTGCGCGAGGCCAACGAGGCGGACAAGTACCACCGGCTCGATCCCGAGCGTTTTCCGCGCACCTCGAACACGTACTTCAAGATCAACGAGCTCCGCGCGGCCCGCGCCTTCGAGGCCGGCGAGCAGGCGGGCCGTCCGATCAAGGTCATCTACCACTCGCACTGCGACGCGGGCGCGTACTTCAGCGAGGAGGACGCCGCGACCTTCTCGAACGAGCGACAGCTGATGTGGCCCTGCGCGTTCCTCGTGGTGAGCGTGGTCGCCGGCGAGGTGAAGGATCGCAAGCTCTGGGTCCACGCCCCTGGCACCGACGACTTCACGGAGTCATCCCTGAAGATCACATGA
- the rimM gene encoding ribosome maturation factor RimM (Essential for efficient processing of 16S rRNA) has product MAETAAETALVALGAVARPHGVRGELRVHRFNPDSPVLLDRASVWLRTPDGKSEAREVKVERARPHGELVLLTLEGVVGREAAEALRGHEVCIPREDLPPPDEDELYHIDLVGLSVRTESGEEIGVVSEVIRYPSVDCLLVEGADGVREIPILEPYLVDVDFEARVAVVRHHEDFEARRKR; this is encoded by the coding sequence ATGGCCGAGACGGCCGCCGAGACGGCCCTCGTCGCGCTTGGCGCCGTGGCTCGCCCGCACGGCGTGCGCGGCGAGCTGCGCGTGCACCGCTTCAACCCCGACTCACCCGTGCTCCTGGACCGCGCGAGCGTCTGGCTCCGCACGCCGGACGGGAAGAGCGAGGCGCGCGAGGTGAAGGTCGAGCGCGCGCGCCCGCACGGCGAGCTGGTGCTGCTCACCCTCGAGGGCGTCGTGGGCAGAGAGGCGGCCGAGGCGCTCCGCGGCCACGAGGTCTGCATCCCGCGCGAAGACCTGCCGCCGCCCGACGAGGACGAGCTGTATCACATCGATCTCGTCGGCCTCTCGGTGCGCACCGAGAGCGGCGAAGAGATCGGGGTCGTGTCGGAGGTGATCCGGTACCCCAGCGTCGACTGCCTCCTCGTCGAGGGCGCGGACGGCGTGCGCGAGATCCCGATCCTCGAGCCCTACCTCGTGGACGTCGACTTCGAGGCCCGCGTGGCCGTGGTGCGGCACCACGAGGACTTCGAGGCGCGGAGGAAGCGGTGA
- the trmD gene encoding tRNA (guanosine(37)-N1)-methyltransferase TrmD, which translates to MRYYVVTVFTELVERFCEEALLGKAQQSGRVTIDTVSPRDFTTDRHRSIDDTPYGGGSGMVMMPGPVVEAMESAEAREAERGGERPWRVLLTPQGEPFTQRHARELSRRGALTLVCGRYEGLDERARKQMDQEISLGDFVLMGGEIAALAVIEATARLVDGVLGNPQSIEDESHAQGLLEYPQYTRPAEFRGEGVPEVLLSGNHAKIAAWRRRQSFERTLARRPDLLEGRAPSDEEQAWREEMREELHEETKT; encoded by the coding sequence GTGAGGTACTACGTCGTCACCGTCTTCACCGAGCTCGTCGAGCGCTTCTGCGAGGAGGCCCTGCTCGGCAAGGCGCAGCAGAGCGGCCGCGTCACCATCGATACGGTGAGCCCGCGCGACTTCACGACGGATCGGCACCGGTCCATCGACGACACCCCTTACGGGGGCGGCAGCGGCATGGTGATGATGCCGGGGCCCGTGGTCGAGGCGATGGAGTCGGCCGAGGCGCGGGAAGCCGAGCGCGGCGGCGAGCGCCCGTGGCGCGTGCTGCTCACCCCGCAGGGCGAGCCGTTCACCCAGCGGCACGCGCGGGAGCTGTCTCGGAGGGGCGCGCTGACCCTGGTCTGCGGCCGCTACGAGGGGCTCGACGAGCGGGCGCGCAAGCAGATGGACCAGGAGATCAGCCTCGGTGACTTCGTGCTGATGGGCGGGGAGATCGCCGCCCTCGCCGTGATCGAGGCCACGGCCCGGCTGGTCGACGGTGTGCTCGGCAACCCGCAGTCGATCGAAGACGAGTCGCACGCGCAGGGGCTGCTCGAGTATCCGCAGTACACGCGCCCGGCCGAGTTCCGCGGCGAGGGGGTGCCGGAGGTGCTGCTCAGCGGCAACCACGCGAAGATCGCCGCGTGGCGCCGGCGCCAGTCGTTCGAGCGGACGCTGGCCCGCCGGCCCGATCTGCTCGAGGGCCGCGCCCCGAGCGACGAAGAGCAGGCCTGGCGCGAAGAGATGCGCGAGGAGCTGCACGAGGAGACGAAGACGTGA
- a CDS encoding ThiF family adenylyltransferase, which produces MSFDARVLLVGVGGLGSPAARVLARSGVRRLTVLDDDVVDVSNLHRQILYDDADVGHDKAERAAAKLRAEGATVAVAKGRLVPDTALALFRDHDLVLEGADNFATKFLAADASALSGVPVVQAGAVRWSGWALATDPGRSACMRCVFEDIPRDRVETCAEAGVIGPVVGVLGALEAALALRLLGGDGSAAGELWSYRGLEGSLRASRVRRRPGCPACEGAIRELSWERYAPPDCAL; this is translated from the coding sequence GTGAGCTTCGACGCGCGGGTGCTCTTGGTGGGCGTGGGCGGGCTCGGCTCGCCCGCCGCGCGGGTGCTCGCGCGGAGCGGCGTGCGCCGCCTGACCGTGCTCGACGACGACGTGGTCGACGTCTCGAACCTGCACCGGCAGATCCTCTACGACGACGCCGACGTCGGGCACGACAAGGCCGAGCGCGCCGCGGCCAAGCTCCGCGCCGAGGGCGCGACCGTCGCGGTGGCCAAAGGTCGTCTCGTTCCTGATACGGCGCTCGCGCTCTTCCGCGACCACGACCTCGTGCTCGAAGGCGCGGACAACTTCGCCACCAAGTTCCTCGCCGCGGACGCGAGCGCGCTGAGCGGGGTCCCGGTGGTGCAGGCGGGCGCGGTCCGCTGGAGCGGCTGGGCCCTCGCGACCGACCCCGGACGGAGCGCGTGCATGCGCTGCGTCTTCGAGGACATCCCCCGGGACCGGGTCGAGACCTGCGCCGAGGCCGGCGTGATCGGGCCCGTGGTCGGCGTGCTCGGCGCGCTCGAGGCCGCGCTGGCCCTGCGCCTGCTCGGCGGAGACGGGAGCGCGGCGGGGGAGCTGTGGAGCTATCGCGGGCTCGAAGGGAGCCTGCGCGCCAGCCGCGTCCGACGGAGGCCGGGTTGCCCGGCCTGCGAGGGCGCGATCCGGGAGCTGTCCTGGGAGCGCTATGCTCCGCCGGACTGCGCCCTCTAG